From Triticum urartu cultivar G1812 chromosome 2, Tu2.1, whole genome shotgun sequence, a single genomic window includes:
- the LOC125539223 gene encoding sphingoid long-chain bases kinase 1-like: protein MDATDLENPTSRNSSQKSSRRSSSRRSQKSAGQQSSPTVFPEKRGKSRSLRQKHVAVDNKDAKKGKNHERRTDTVDERSNFVGFEVYSGKLFYDRKNKSIGADGHLSSNKKADTTDARLTSKALIWGSTVLSLEDVISVSYNSGLQHFTLHAYPAKNSLFGKAHRARKDFRFMASTLDEAILWVTCFAEQNIYINVLPHPATSSIKQDTDAPLGGVLFDYPPIKCRTPQRILVILNPRSGHGRSIKVFHEKAEPIFKLAGFHMEVVKTTHAGHAKSLASTFDFGAFPDGIVCVGGDGIVNEVFNGLLTRSDRTEAVSIPVGIIPAGSDNSLIWTVLGVKDPISASLLIVKGGFTTLDILAVEWLQSGLIHFGTTVSYYGFVSDVLELSEKYQKRFGPLRYFVAGVLKFLCLPSYFYELEYLPLSKDMSGHGKGTGQDKVELSDVYTDVMRSRSKREGFPRASSFSSIDSIMTPSRMSLGDFDTSGGTAASSEPSEYVRGLDPKAKRQSMGRSNIVSEPEEVLRPQQHHASYWPRTRSKTRTDRNSVGVTASNDTRLSWAAPSMHDKEDISSTISDPGPIWDNEPKWDTGPRWDTEPTWEPDHPIELPEPPEDIEIGTSMELVPNLDEKWVVRKGHFLGVLVCNHSCKTVQSSQIVAPNASHDDNSLDLLLVGGRGRWKLLRFFILLQFGRHLSLPYVEYVKVKSVKVKPGANTHNGCGIDGELCRVKGQVVCSMLPEQCRLIGRQCKQPI, encoded by the exons ATGGACGCAACTGATCTAGAGAATCCAACATCCAGAAACTCATCTCAGAAATCCAGCCGCCGTTCCAGTAGCCGGCGTTCTCAAAAGTCAGCTGGGCAACAATCTTCCCCCACTGTATTTCCAGAGAAAAGAGGCAAATCTAGATCTTTGAGGCAAAAGCATGTGGCTGTTGACAATAAAGATGCCAAAAAGGGTAAAAACCATGAGCGTAGAACTGATACGGTGGATGAGAGGTCCAATTTTGTAGGTTTCGAAGTCTATTCTGGCAAACTGTTTTATGACAGGAAAAATAAAAGTATAGGGGCGGATGGTCATCTGTCATCAAACAAGAAAGCTGATACAACTGATGCAAGACTCACAAGTAAAGCCCTTATATGGGGTTCTACTGTACTCAGCCTTGAGGATGTCATCTCT GTATCTTATAATTCTGGCCTCCAACATTTTACTTTACATGCATATCCTGCTAAGAACTCTCTATTTGGAAAGGCACATAGAGCTCGGAAGGACTTCCGGTTTATGGCCTCTACACTAGACGAGGCCATTTTGTGGGTAACATGCTTTGCAGAACAAAACATATACATTAATGTACTGCCTCATCCTGCAACATCCAGTATTAAGCAAGACACAGATGCCCCCCTTGGTGGGGTTCTATTTGATTACCCGCCAATCAAATGCAGAACTCCGCAGAGAATACTTGTTATATTGAACCCTCGTTCTGGACATGGTCGATCAATTAAAGTTTTCCATGAAAAAGCAGAACCTATATTTAAG CTTGCAGGTTTTCACATGGAAGTAGTTAAAACTACTCACGCTGGTCATGCGAAGTCTCTCGCGTCTACTTTTGATTTTGGCGCATTCCCTGATG GGATTGTCTGTGTTGGCGGTGATGGAATAGTAAATGAG GTGTTCAACGGTCTTCTCACCAGAAGCGATAGAACAGAAGCTGTGTCAATTCCAGTTGGAATAATCCCAGCAGGATCGGACAACTCACTTATTTGGACTGTTCTGGGAGTTAAGGATCCTATTTCTGCTTCATTGTTGATTGTTAAG GGTGGCTTTACAACCCTAGACATATTGGCTGTTGAGTGGCTCCAATCCGGGCTAATACATTTCGGCACAACTGTTTCATACTATGGTTTTGTTAGTGATG TCCTGGAACTTTCCGAGAAATACCAGAAGAGATTTGGCCCTCTTCGATATTTTGTGGCTGGAGTACTCAAATTTTTGTGTCTACCAAGTTACTTCTATGAGTTAGAATATCTTCCTTTGTCCAAGGACATGTCCGGGCATGGAAAAGGTACAGGACAAGACAAAGTTGAATTGTCTGATGTCTATACAGATGTAATGCGCAGTCGATCAAAAAGAGAAGGATTTCCACGAGCTTCCAGTTTTTCAAGTATTGACTCTATCATGACTCCAAGTAGGATGTCTCTTGGGGACTTTGACACATCAGGTGGTACAGCGGCAAGCAGTGAACCGTCAGAGTATGTTCGTGGTCTTGATCCAAAAGCAAAACGGCAATCTATGGGCAGAAGCAACATTGTTTCGGAACCAGAAGAAGTCCTACGCCCTCAACAGCATCATGCATCATACTGGCCAAGAACGAGGTCCAAAACAAGGACCGATAGAAATTCAGTTGGTGTCACAGCTTCTAATGACACACGGTTATCTTGGGCAGCCCCTTCAATGCATGATAAGGAGGACATTTCCTCGACAATATCAGATCCAGGACCTATTTGGGACAATGAACCAAAGTGGGACACTGGGCCAAGATGGGACACAGAGCCAACTTGGGAGCCTGACCACCCTATCGAACTTCCTGAACCACCAGAAGATATAGAAATCGGAACATCTATGGAACTTGTGCCGAATTTGGATGAGAAATGGGTTGTCAGGAAGGGGCACTTTCTTGGTGTCCTAGTATGTAACCACTCATGCAAAACAGTTCAAAGTTCCCAGATTGTCGCGCCAAATGCGAGCCATGATGACAACAGTCTGGACTTACTTTTAGTTGGCGGAAGGGGGAGATGGAAGCTgttgagatttttcatactactGCAATTTGGTCGCCACCTTTCTTTACCATATGTGGAATATGTGAAG GTGAAATCAGTCAAGGTTAAACCTGGTGCAAACACCCACAATGGCTGTGGGATAGACGGGGAGCTCTGCCGCGTCAAGGGGCAGGTAGTCTGCTCCATGCTACCGGAGCAGTGCAGGCTTATTGGCCGGCAATGTAAACAGCCTATTTAA
- the LOC125539224 gene encoding homeobox-leucine zipper protein HOX22-like, with product MDYHHHHQQQQQFLMPPPASLPAQQQLCAPMMGMGMEMEMEMEMEMEEQLCFVGRGGGGRGAERKRRFTEEQTRSLESMFHAHHAKLEPREKAELARELGLQPRQVAIWFQNKRARWRSKQLEHDFAALRADYDALHSRVESLKHEKLALAAQLQELSERLRERDGGGGGAATATASSSSCNGGGRELDDDKRNVVDVEPPESCVLGGTACGTPADVSASVESECDDHLHYDGAVFPESFCATPELWEPWPWPPVEWNAVA from the exons ATGGATTACCACCACCAtcaccagcagcagcagcagttcCTGATGCCTCCGCCGGCGTCGCTGCCGGCGCAGCAGCAGCTGTGCGCGCCGATGATGGGCATGGgcatggagatggagatggagatggagatggagatggaggaGCAGCTGTGCTTCGTGGGGAGGGGCGGCGGGGGTCGGGGGGCGGAGAGGAAGCGGCGGTTCACGGAGGAGCAGACACGGTCGCTGGAGTCCATGTTCCACGCGCACCACGCCAAGCTGGAGCCCCGGGAGAAGGCGGAGCTGGCGCGCGAGCTGGGCCTGCAGCCGCGCCAGGTGGCCATCTGGTTCCAGAACAAGCGCGCGCGGTGGCGCTCCAAGCAGCTGGAGCACGACTTCGCCGCCCTCCGCGCCGACTACGACGCCCTCCACTCCCGCGTCGAGTCCCTCAAGCACGAGAAGCTCGCCCTCGCCGCACAG TTGCAGGAGCTGAGCGAGAGGCTGAGGGAgagggacggcggcggcggtggcgcggcgaCCGCCACCGCCAGCAGCAGCAGCTGCAACGGAGGCGGCCGGGAGCTGGACGACGACAAGAGGAACGTCGTCGACGTCGAGCCCCCCGAGAGCTGCGTGCTCGGCGGGACGGCGTGCGGCACGCCGGCGGACGTCTCGGCGTCGGTGGAGTCCGAGTGCGACGACCACCTCCACTACGACGGGGCGGTCTTCCCGGAGTCCTTCTGCGCCACGCCGGAGCTGTGGGAGCCGTGGCCGTGGCCGCCCGTCGAGTGGAACGCGGTGGCTTGA